Proteins found in one Pseudomonas marvdashtae genomic segment:
- the hisD gene encoding histidinol dehydrogenase gives MTAPTSIRRLNAADPDFAHHLDHLLSWESVSDDSVNERVLGIIKAVRQRGDAALVEFTQKFDGLQVASMADLILPRERLELALTRITVPQREALEKAASRVRSYHERQKQDSWSYTEADGTVLGQKVTPLDRAGLYVPGGKASYPSSVLMNAIPAKVAGVTEVVMVVPTPRGEINELVLAAACIAGVDRVFTIGGAQAVAALAYGTESVPRVDKVVGPGNIYVATAKRHVFGQVGIDMIAGPSEILVVCDGQTDPDWIAMDLFSQAEHDEDAQAILVSPDAEFLDKVAASIDKLLPTMDRAEIINTSINGRGALIKVEDMEQAIEVANRIAPEHLELSVADPQAWLPKIRHAGAIFMGRHTSEALGDYCAGPNHVLPTSGTARFSSPLGVYDFQKRSSIIFCSEQGASELGKTASVLARGESLSAHARSAEYRILDEPSTEGRGN, from the coding sequence ATGACCGCTCCCACTTCGATTCGCCGACTCAACGCTGCCGACCCGGATTTCGCTCATCATCTGGATCATCTGCTGAGCTGGGAGAGTGTGTCTGACGACTCGGTCAATGAGCGGGTGCTGGGCATCATCAAGGCCGTTCGCCAGCGTGGCGATGCCGCGTTGGTGGAATTCACGCAGAAGTTCGACGGCTTGCAAGTCGCCTCGATGGCCGACCTGATCCTGCCGCGCGAGCGTCTGGAGCTGGCACTGACTCGGATCACCGTGCCTCAGCGCGAGGCCTTGGAAAAAGCCGCGTCCCGGGTGCGCAGCTACCACGAAAGGCAGAAACAGGACTCCTGGAGCTACACCGAAGCCGACGGCACGGTGCTGGGCCAGAAGGTCACGCCGCTGGACCGTGCGGGGCTTTACGTCCCGGGCGGCAAGGCTTCCTATCCGTCCTCGGTATTGATGAACGCCATCCCGGCCAAGGTTGCCGGAGTGACCGAGGTGGTCATGGTTGTACCGACCCCGCGCGGTGAAATCAACGAACTGGTGTTGGCCGCCGCCTGCATTGCCGGCGTCGACCGGGTGTTCACCATCGGTGGTGCCCAAGCCGTGGCTGCGTTGGCCTATGGCACCGAAAGCGTGCCGAGGGTCGACAAAGTGGTCGGGCCGGGCAATATCTATGTCGCCACCGCCAAGCGCCACGTGTTTGGCCAAGTGGGTATAGACATGATCGCCGGCCCTTCGGAAATCCTCGTGGTGTGCGACGGCCAGACCGATCCGGACTGGATTGCCATGGACCTGTTTTCCCAGGCGGAGCATGACGAAGATGCCCAGGCGATCCTGGTCAGCCCGGACGCCGAGTTCCTCGACAAGGTCGCTGCCAGCATCGACAAGCTGCTGCCGACCATGGATCGCGCCGAGATCATCAACACCTCGATCAATGGGCGTGGAGCGCTGATCAAGGTCGAGGACATGGAGCAGGCCATCGAGGTCGCCAACCGCATTGCGCCGGAACACCTGGAGTTGTCGGTCGCCGACCCGCAGGCCTGGCTGCCGAAGATTCGCCATGCCGGTGCGATCTTCATGGGCCGTCACACGTCCGAGGCGCTGGGCGATTATTGCGCCGGCCCCAACCACGTGCTGCCGACCTCCGGCACCGCACGCTTTTCGTCGCCGCTGGGGGTTTACGACTTCCAGAAGCGCTCGTCGATCATTTTTTGCTCGGAGCAGGGCGCGTCCGAGCTGGGCAAGACCGCTTCCGTGCTGGCCCGCGGCGAATCCCTGAGCGCCCATGCCCGTAGCGCCGAGTACCGCATTCTTGACGAGCCATCCACTGAAGGGCGGGGGAACTGA
- the hisC gene encoding histidinol-phosphate transaminase, translated as MSKFWSPFVKNLVPYVPGEQPKLTRLVKLNTNENPYGPSPKALAAMQTELNDNLRLYPDPNSDLLKNAVARYYGVQANQVFLGNGSDEVLAHIFHGLLQHERPLLFPDISYSFYPVYCGLYGIKFEAVPLDEQFQIDPADYTKPNGGIIFPNPNAPTGCLLALEAIEQILKANPDSVVVVDEAYIDFGGETAISLVDRYPNLLVTQTLSKSRSLAGLRVGLAVGHPELIEALERIKNSFNSYPLDRLANVGGAAAFDDREYFDQTCRLVIEHREWVVAQLAAKGFEVLPSSANFIFARHPRHDAAGLAAKLREQGVIVRHFKQERIAQFLRISIGTPEQNQALIEALGEL; from the coding sequence ATGAGTAAATTCTGGAGCCCGTTCGTCAAGAACCTGGTGCCCTACGTGCCGGGCGAACAGCCGAAGTTGACCCGCCTGGTCAAGCTCAATACCAACGAGAATCCGTACGGCCCATCGCCCAAGGCCCTGGCGGCGATGCAGACCGAGTTGAACGACAACCTGCGCCTGTACCCTGACCCTAACAGCGATCTCTTGAAGAATGCCGTGGCCCGCTATTACGGCGTGCAGGCCAACCAGGTATTCCTGGGCAACGGCTCGGACGAGGTGTTGGCGCACATTTTCCACGGCCTGCTGCAACACGAGCGGCCGCTACTGTTCCCGGACATCAGCTACAGTTTTTATCCGGTGTATTGCGGGCTCTACGGCATCAAGTTCGAGGCGGTGCCGCTGGACGAACAATTCCAGATCGACCCGGCGGACTACACCAAACCCAATGGCGGGATCATTTTCCCCAACCCCAACGCGCCGACCGGCTGCCTGTTGGCGCTGGAAGCGATCGAGCAGATCCTCAAGGCCAACCCGGATTCGGTGGTGGTGGTCGACGAGGCCTACATCGACTTTGGCGGCGAGACGGCCATCAGCCTGGTGGATCGTTATCCGAACCTGCTGGTCACCCAGACGCTTTCCAAGTCTCGTTCGCTGGCGGGGCTGCGGGTGGGGCTGGCGGTGGGCCATCCGGAGCTGATCGAAGCGCTGGAGCGAATCAAGAACAGCTTCAACTCCTATCCCCTGGATCGCCTGGCAAATGTCGGCGGCGCGGCAGCGTTCGACGACCGGGAGTACTTTGACCAGACCTGTCGGTTGGTCATCGAGCACCGTGAATGGGTGGTGGCGCAATTGGCAGCCAAGGGTTTTGAAGTGCTACCGTCGTCGGCGAACTTCATCTTCGCCCGTCATCCCCGGCACGACGCGGCGGGGCTGGCGGCGAAATTGCGCGAGCAAGGCGTGATTGTTCGGCACTTCAAGCAAGAGCGCATTGCGCAGTTCCTGCGGATCAGCATCGGTACGCCGGAGCAGAACCAGGCCCTGATCGAAGCCTTGGGCGAACTCTAA
- the hisG gene encoding ATP phosphoribosyltransferase yields the protein MLTIALSKGRILDDTLPLLAEAGIVPTENPDKSRKLIIPTTQADVRLLIVRATDVPTYVEHGAADLGVAGKDVLMEYGGQGLYEPLDLQIARCKLMTAGKVGAPEPKGRLRVATKFVNIAKRYYAEQGRQVDIIKLYGSMELAPLIGLADKIIDVVDTGNTLRANGLEPQDFIADVTSRLIVNKASMKMQHARIQALIDTLRKAVESRHRG from the coding sequence ATGTTGACCATCGCACTGTCCAAGGGCCGTATCCTCGACGACACCCTGCCGCTTCTGGCTGAAGCGGGCATCGTGCCGACCGAGAATCCGGACAAGAGCCGCAAGCTGATCATCCCCACGACCCAGGCCGATGTGCGCTTGCTGATCGTGCGCGCCACCGATGTGCCAACCTACGTTGAACATGGCGCCGCTGATCTTGGGGTGGCCGGTAAGGACGTGTTGATGGAATACGGTGGCCAGGGCTTGTACGAGCCGCTGGACCTGCAGATCGCTCGCTGCAAGCTGATGACCGCCGGTAAAGTCGGCGCACCTGAGCCCAAGGGGCGCCTGCGGGTGGCGACCAAGTTCGTCAACATTGCCAAGCGTTATTACGCCGAGCAGGGCCGTCAGGTCGACATCATCAAGTTGTACGGTTCGATGGAGCTGGCGCCGCTGATCGGCCTGGCGGACAAGATCATCGACGTCGTCGACACCGGCAATACCTTGCGGGCCAATGGCCTGGAGCCCCAGGATTTCATCGCGGACGTCACCTCCCGGCTGATCGTCAACAAGGCTTCGATGAAAATGCAGCACGCCCGTATCCAGGCTTTGATCGATACCCTGCGCAAGGCAGTGGAATCGCGACACCGCGGCTGA